In 'Nostoc azollae' 0708, the following are encoded in one genomic region:
- a CDS encoding DUF565 domain-containing protein, whose amino-acid sequence MQNTRLNNLLDTIARSLGQWFVNPWRRFSLLLISWLFGFFMGSAVSTTAGQKAELDIVVAAFLVLLTEITSRIFYSRNFFARQAIWVESLNLLKIGFIYSLFLEAFKLGS is encoded by the coding sequence ATGCAAAATACTCGTCTTAATAACCTATTAGATACTATTGCTAGGAGTTTGGGGCAATGGTTTGTTAATCCTTGGCGGCGATTTTCGCTGCTGTTAATTTCTTGGTTGTTTGGTTTTTTTATGGGTTCGGCAGTGTCTACTACTGCTGGACAAAAGGCAGAGTTGGATATTGTTGTAGCTGCTTTTTTAGTCTTACTGACGGAGATTACCAGCAGAATATTTTATAGTCGCAACTTTTTTGCTAGACAAGCAATTTGGGTAGAATCACTCAATTTACTCAAGATTGGTTTTATCTACAGTCTATTTTTAGAAGCTTTCAAATTAGGTTCTTGA